The genome window GATCCCAATTCTGAATCAGTAAACGATAGGAGTTTGATCTGTCGAAAGGAGCTTCAACCAAATGCAatatttctcttttcaaaaaaggttcAAGTGCTGTAACTTGTACAGGTgaaactttgtagttaatTCCCTGAGATTGAATTATCACTTTACGATACAAAAATccatctagattttttttcaaaaactggccATCCAATAGATCTACGTTAGTCCAGAAATTCAGCGCATCAATACGCAATCTTTTAGAAATCACCATGAAGTGcccaataaaacttttcactgaatatcccttcaaattccaaattgtGCTAACATTTCCATATgtgattttaatttgaacatCGTTTTCGGGGTATGTATTCAATAcataaaatgtgaaaaaaacgcCGTTTACATAAAATCCTATCCCCAACTGGTCCAAgacataaatttggaaaaacttgATCCGTATCAGGTTGAGCGATGTGACAAGATGTTTAGTTGATTTCGAgagaaatgaatattttatccTGAAACCGAACATTTTGCTATATAAATTTTAGTTAGAGTAACCTACATATCAAACGGCAAAAAATAACGGATCACAGTCTCCATAGATTTTGTTGGAAGACGTAGAAGGGGAAACGACGATGCAACCATTGCAGAAGACAAGAATGGATATTAATGAGAGTGAACAAAGATCTAATGTCTCACTAGATCTGCTCCAAATTCATCGGGAAAGGTCACTGGACCTGTGGGAAGTTTGCCGATACAGTTCCAAGAAAAAGGGTGGCAACCATATGTgctctaaaaataaatgaaaaggTCATTGGAACTGGGAAGTTTGAGGTTGCAGTTCCAGACCTAAGAGTTTTCTAGCtacatttctagaaaattgagaaaaaaattgtcgaattattttttttcgggtagaacattttttatagagGTTTATCATTGACTTCATTCAATTAAACGATAAAATTATAGAGGGTAATATCCAAACACAACCATTTGAAATTGTGATCTATGGAATTTGATTGCAGCCATTGTTCCATCAGGTTTTCGAATAGCAATTTGTGCAAGGAATGGCAACTCTCGACGACGGGCCAATTCATCATTTGATACAGGATGACActcaatttctttcaaaattacacTGCGATCGAGATCTCGTTCGATTGAAAACCATATCTGTACAAATTCAAGTCTAGGATTTGATCCGTTTCtccagtttttcagaaatatgttGATATCGGTATTTGAGAGCATGCTTCGTTGGACTTGGATATCAGAACCATTATTAAGTAGTAACTCGTTTAAATCGTTTGAGCTTCTAAGATATATTTTATCCCAATTCGGAGCCAAAATACAACGAGTAGTTGGTGCATCAAATGTAGCTCTCCTTAAATCTAACTGCTCACTTTGTAAAAATGGTGCTAGATATTTCAGATGCTCTGGTGAAACTGATCTTCCTTGGAAGTCAATTATTACTTTATGATATGAAAATCCACTTAAATGGTCTCTCAAAAATCGATCATCTAATAAATCCAAATCGCAAAGGAAGTGTATGCGTTCAATTTGTCTTCCGTTAGTAGCTTGCATAAAATGATCAATAAAACTTCGCACGGAATAACCATTTagataaaacttttttctaaggCTGTGATGCCAAATTCGAACTTGTTGAGGATTGTTTAAACCATTGAGAGGAATACGACAGTTAAAAGATTCGCCATGTAAGGCTATAATCACCACCAAACGGTTGGAAATCTCaatgtccaaaatttttgcctGAAATAGTCTGCCAGACGTTTTGACCAGATTTTTGGCTTTATTGGAAATGAATGAATACggtattctgaaaaataattaattttgataattggtttttgtttgaagaatGCAACTTACATACTACAGTGCGTGAAAGATTGAAGAACtattttcaaaggttttgTTGGAAGACTGTGAATGGGAAAAGACGGAGCAACCATGACAGCGGAGAAGAGAATGAATGAGAGCAAAGAAGAATTAACAGGGATGCGGTGGTAGTATGACGTTCTGCAAAAAGTGGGAAAAAGGGTCACTGTACCTATGGGATGTTTGCGGTGACTAGAAGGCAACCatagcagaaaaaaaaacgaataagaGCCAGGTGTGctccaaaaatattggaaaaggTCATTGGAACTGTGGGAAGTTTGTGGTCTCAGTTCCAGATCTAAGAATGTCTAACTAttgttctagaaaattaaaaattgactgtcgaattatttattttcggatagaaagtttttaaatagagTTTTAACATTAACttcattaaattaaaaaaaaagaacgaaaatcATAGAAGAATTACTTCAAAGTTTGCATATATGCCTTCTTTATATTTGATCATTGCTTTtgttccattatttttttgaacggCGATTTGTCTTTGATGAGTCCATTCATCATCTGGATGAGGTTGATATTCAATTCCATCCAAAATTATATCGAAATCAAATTCTCGAAGATGtcgaaaatcaatttgtgCATGCTCAAGTCTAGGATTAGATCCGTTTCtccagtttttcagaaaaatgttcaggtcATTATCTGAAAGTGTGGCTTCTTGAATTTCAATGTATGAACTATTGCTAAGCAATAAATCGTTTAATCCATTGTAGCTGCCAGAGAATAATTGACCCCAATTTTGAATCAGTAAACGATAGGAGTTTGGTCTGTCGAAAGGAGCTTCAACCAAATACAAtctttcacttttcaaaaaaggctcAAGAGCTTTGACTTGTCCGGACGAAACTTTGTAGCCTGTTCTTTCGCAGATAATCAGTACTGAGTTGTATGAAAATCCattcagattattttttaaaaactggcCGTCCAATAAATTTGCATCAGGGCAGATCATTAGCGTATCAACTTGTACTCTATCGAAAATTGCCATGAAATGTTCAATAACACTCCTTACTGAATATCCTTCCAAATTCCGAATTGTTCTTTTGACATTCTCATATGTGATTTCAATATGTAGTGTACCGTTAGGATCAGTATGGAGTATATCAACAGTGAAAATAACGTTTTCTACGTTAAATCGTAAATGCACGCGATTGATAACATTAATTGCTAGAAGAGTAAGCGGTAAGTTGAACGATCTGACAACTTTCTTAGTAACTTTGGAGATAAACGAGTATTTTATCCTGAAAATGCAAATGTTGATGTACAGTGCGTGCATGTTCTATATGCCACCCCCCAAAATACGGCCTATGGCCACTCCTGtgatttttcgtgaaaatttgcTAATGCCATTCGATTCTAGACCCAAAAAAACCtatagacattttttttcgtgatgATAGCacaaaaactaaactttttaggtcaaaaaaacgcaaaaaaggccgtgcaacttctatatgCCACCCtgcgatttttgataaaaattctttgattttcacatttttcatgtttttaagGCTCAtgttttttacaagttttttgaaattttttgttttgggtACTATTCATCTATTTTCAGTCGATTCATGAGCcttaaaaacatgaaaaatgtgcaaatcaaagaatttttatcaaaaatcgcaGGGTGGcatatagaagttgcacggccttttttgcgtttttttgacctaaaaagtttagtttttgtGCTATcatcacgaaaaaaaatgtctataGGTTTTCTTGGGTCTAGAATCGAATGGCATTAgcaaattttcacgaaaaatcaCAGGAGTGGCCATAGGCCGTATTTTGGGGGGTGGCATATAGAACATGCACGcactgtattttttaataaaaaagaaaacctaCATATCAAAATACGTGAAGGATTGAAGAACTGTTTCCAAAGGTCTCGTTGGAAGACTGTGAATGGGAAAAGACGGAACAACCATGGCAACGGAGATGAGAATGAATGAGAGCGAAGAAGAATTAGCAGAGATGCGGTGTAGTATGAcgttctgcaaaaaatgggaaaaaggGTCACTGTACCTATGGGATGTTTGCGGTCACATCTGGATAAAAGAATGGCACTCACAGCAGAAAACAATGAATAAGAGCTATTGTCTCACCAGGTGTGCTCCAAAAATATTGGGAAAGGTCAGTGGGCATGTGGGAAGTTTGTGGTTACATCTCAGTTTTAAAGGTTTGAAGCTAGTTGGTCATCTCATTGCTTGCCTACTTTACATGCCTACaccatgcctgcctacatgtCCTTCctttgcctgcctacctataGTGTAGCTAATAAAACGGACATctaaaagtgagaaaataaaCGGCACAGTAatgtattatatttttgaccactgcaaaaatatttttattttaatcctTCGTCAATTAGAGCACCATCTGATTGAGGGCTCTTGTTTGAACGACTCAAATCAGACCAATAATTCATATGTAGTctaaaagcaaaaaaacactttttcaatacaaactttatttaattaaaaattgttcaatatcCAATAACATTCATTTCAAATTGTGCTCTACTGAATTTTATTAGAGCTATTGTTCCATCAGGTTTTCGAATAGAAATGTGTGCAAGGAATGTCAACTCTCCGCGACGGTCTAATTCATCACTTGATACAGGTTGGTACTCAATTTCTTTCAAGATTATATTGAGATCAAAATCTCGATGAACTGGAAAACAAACATGTCCATGCTTAAGCCTAGGGTTTGATCCATTCGtccaacttttcagaaatatgtTCATATCGAGATTTGAGAGCATGGCTTGTTGGATACGAATATGTGCACTATTATTGAGTAGCAGTTGGTTTAATCTGTTGAAGCTGCCGCCATTCATTTGACCCCAATTTCTTGCCAAAACGCATTGGGTATAAAATGTATCAAATAGAGTGACTAGCAAATCTAACTGCTCGCCTTGTAAAAATGGTATCAGAAATGTCAATGGTTCAGCTGAAACTGTTATTCCGCCAGTTTCAAACACTACTTCACGATACGAAAATTCGCTCAAAtaactttccaaaaactgtCCATAGAATAGACGTCCAGGGCAATGGAAACGTATAAGTTCAACATGTTTTGTGTTGGTAATTACCATAAGATGATCTATAAAATCTTTCACCGAATATGAAGTTAAGTACCATTGAGTATGCTGAGTTTGAACTTCTAGTCTACTGCTTGAATAACCAGGTGACAGAACGTAGTCAAAAGGCCGGCCGAGTACTTCAATATCTATTTTCAATTGGTTGGAAAcatcaatttcagaaagtttggCCTGAAATAGTAGGCCAGACGATGTGACAAGATTCTTAGCTTTCTTGGAGAGAAGTGAGTAttctattctgaaaataaccttttattttatttacataCATACAAATAATGTAACTTACGTATTACAGAACGCGAAAGATTGAAGAACTATTTCCATAGGTCTTGCTGGAAGACGGTGAAGGGGAAAAGACGATGCAACCATGGCAGAAGACAAGAATGAATATTAATGAGAGTGAAGGAGAACTAGCAGGACACCTGTGTTGTCTGTTATTCTAcgaaaatataggaaaaaggTCACAGGATCTGTGGAATGTTTGCGGTCCTTGTTCCTAATAAAATCATATAGTTTTGTAGATTTTGGAACTTGTATTCAAGAATTGCGGATTCATATGTTCCACCAATGTCTACTGTCTGTTGTGTTCCAAAGTCACATGCAAACAAAGTTTCAGTGTtgctttgaacattttaaatacaCGTAAAAGCTTATTAAACGCGAAACCAGACGAAAAAGTTATGATCACGCTTTCTGCAGTATTAACAGTTTGTGCTTTCGatcgaaaactttcaaataaagcCAAACATTCCAATGACCTTTCATGTGTTTAATTGTGACTTGCTATCAGTGAAGTTGTTCACTGAACTGTATTGAGAATTGAAGTAAATGTCAATGTGCTTTTGTGTCACTCTATGTTTACTTTTCAAACccttttattaatattttgaaaccaaagtacataaaaatttcaaaactggtGAATAAAAAGAGTTCCGccaatggggaaattgttaaaacacATGCCCCTAACACAAAAACTAGCATATACCCATTATAGTAAACAATTCAACAAatcttctaaattttatatgattttttgaaatattagaaaatcTCGGGTTTTCGCCACTTTTTAAGAATTCAAGGTTTCTATTGACTAGTCTCACTAGAAATACAGTAATCTAACAGTATTCCTACATCACCATACAACTCcggttttaaaagtttaatatttcgaaatatttgttgatatcagaaacattttaaaaatcttcctGAGAAAATATAAGAGTGAGGAAGTGACATCAATTCCAAAGATCGACATCATAACTGATAACGAGTCACAATAAAAcgcaacaattttcattttaatacgCTCACTTTCCTTTCCCGTTTCAGTAACCGCGAAATATTTCTGAACCACtgaaaattgcatattttcaatttttaagcttttgaaaataggttttgaagatttaaaaaaatcagcgggagtcttctcattttcaagaaaagttcaaattgaaaactgttaaaaaaatcttaactGTTGGTGAAACAGTTTGTTTATACCTGATGCAATGCCCGGCTTTCtccctcttttctttttttacaccaagaaaaatcgtttttttctcattttttttcttttttgtcttttttctttgttgatGTTTTTATCTGATATATCTGAtacaaaatgtgtttttcatgtttcttttttatgaCTTCCTTGGAAATGCTGTGTCAACTTTGATAACTATAATTATTGAAGTTgataaaacaaattgaaaaaataccaaactgaaatttggctgaaataaaacagcgaatttcaattaaaaaaaaaaaacaaaaaattcaacttttcacgctattaaaaatattggaacttgttttgctttgtttttagttttaaaatccACACCATGTAAATATGTAgaggctgaaaattgagtaaaGTGATTTTCAGTGGGAATAACATCCAgcatttttttccggaaaacgcGGAGAGGTCATCAAGCGCACTCTAATAAATATACTCATTTCAGGAGAGCCTGAATAACGAATGGCTACATGTGTTTTAACTATAGCTCCCCCTGTGATTGAAGCTGTTGCTGCATCAGCCGTTGGACTTTCCGCTGCATCTGCCACAGGAGCTGGCGTTGCATCTGCCGCTGGAGTTGTTGCTGCATCTGCCGCTGGAACTGGCGCTGCATCTACCGCTGGAGTTGTTGCTGCATCTGCCGCTGGAGTTGGGGCTGGAGCTGTTGGGCTTACTCTCGTGCTCCCAGCTGTTTTGATGGGCGTGGGAGCTGGTTTGATAGTAGGTTCAATTGGTCTTTTAGTTTTGGGCCCACCTAAAAGGAGAACATCAAACAATCAAACAGCGAGGCGCACTCCATGTAGCTCCACAAATTCTCCTCGAAAATCTGAATCATGTTGGTATGAACCCGAAAAAGACCATTTCTACGTTTCCCAAAAAGCACGTAATTCGGAATCAATTCGACTAACCGCCAATGTCATTCCCggagaaacattgaaaacataTGCTGAACTCAATGAAATACTGTGAGTTGTTGTTGTGACTTCGTTCCAAAAATGATTACTATTTGTGAATCCCCAGTGTGGTTCTGAAACAATTGCATATACATTTCACCGATCGACACAAAATGATTAAACgatgattttcatttttaagatttaatCAACTTAATGAAAATCGGACTGGATCCCCTGTGTTTCGAAAATCTGACTCTTATTGGTATGAACCTGAAAAAGACCATTTCTACGTTTCCAAAGAAGCACGTAATTCGGAATCAATTCGACTAACCGCCAATGTCATTCCCggagaaacattgaaaacataTGCTGAACTCAATGAAATACTGTGAGTTGTTGTTGTGACTTCGTTCCAAAAATGATTACTATTTGTGAATCCCCAGTGTGGTTCTGAAACAATTGCATATACATTTCACCGATCGACACAAAATGATTAAACgatgattttcatttttaagatttaatCAACTTAATGAAAATCGGACTGGATCCCCTGTGTTTCGAAAATCTGACTCTTATTGGTATGAACCTGAAAAAGACCATTTCTACGTTTCCAAAGAAGCACGTAATTCGGAATCAATTCGACTAACCGCCAATGTCATTCCCggagaaacattgaaaacataTGCTGAACTCAATGAAATACTGTGAGTTGTTGTTGTGACTTCGTTCCAAAAATGATTACTATTTGTGAATCCCCAGTGTGGTTCTGAAACAATTGCATATACATTTCACCGATCGACACAAAATGATTAAACgatgattttcatttttaagatttaatCAACTTAATGAAAATCGGACTGGATCCCCTGTGCTTCGAATATTTGACTCTTATTGGTATGAACCTGAAAAAGACCATTTCTACGTTTCCAAAAAAGCACGTACTTCGGAATCAATTCGACTAACCGCCAATGTCATTCCCggagaaacattgaaaacataTGCTGAACTCAATGAAATACTGTGAGTTGTTGTTGTGACTTCGTTCCAAAAATGATTACTATTTGTGAATCCCCAGTGTGGTTCTGAAACAATTGCATATACATTTCACCGATTGACATAAAATGATTAAAcgatgtttttcatttttcagatttaataaACTCAATGAAAATCGGACTGGATCCCCTGTGCTTCGAATATCTGACTCTTATTGGTATGAACCTGAAAAAGACCATTTCTACGTTTCCAAGAAAGCACGTACTTCGGAATCAATTCGACTAACCGCCAATGTCGTTTCcggagaaaaatggaaaacatttGCTGAACTCAAGGAATTACTAGGAAAGTAAGTTGTTGGGGTATCATTCCAAAAAGTGTCACTGTTTGCGattatgaaatatttatatttgattgaaatataat of Caenorhabditis elegans chromosome II contains these proteins:
- the fbxb-92 gene encoding F-box domain-containing protein (Confirmed by transcript evidence), with the protein product MVASSFPLLRLPTKSMETVIRYFLPFDMIKYSFLSKSTKHLVTSLNLIRIKFFQIYVLDQLGIGFYVNGVFFTFYVLNTYPENDVQIKITYGNVSTIWNLKGYSVKSFIGHFMVISKRLRIDALNFWTNVDLLDGQFLKKNLDGFLYRKVIIQSQGINYKVSPVQVTALEPFLKREILHLVEAPFDRSNSYRLLIQNWDQLYSGSYNGLNDLLLNNSSDIQIRKAILSDNDINVFLKSWMIGSNPRLERVYIYFQDDRKFDSNIIFSGIEPFSKHTLDDQGQMVIQRNDGTKARINYNDGVFANFEMFLLNN
- the fbxb-90 gene encoding F-box domain-containing protein (Confirmed by transcript evidence), which gives rise to MVAPSFPIHSLPTKPLKIVLQSFTHCSIIPYSFISNKAKNLVKTSGRLFQAKILDIEISNRLVVIIALHGESFNCRIPLNGLNNPQQVRIWHHSLRKKFYLNGYSVRSFIDHFMQATNGRQIERIHFLCDLDLLDDRFLRDHLSGFSYHKVIIDFQGRSVSPEHLKYLAPFLQSEQLDLRRATFDAPTTRCILAPNWDKIYLRSSNDLNELLLNNGSDIQVQRSMLSNTDINIFLKNWRNGSNPRLEFVQIWFSIERDLDRSVILKEIECHPVSNDELARRRELPFLAQIAIRKPDGTMAAIKFHRSQFQMVVFGYYPL
- the fbxb-91 gene encoding F-box domain-containing protein (Confirmed by transcript evidence), producing MVVPSFPIHSLPTRPLETVLQSFTYFDMIKYSFISKVTKKVVRSFNLPLTLLAINVINRVHLRFNVENVIFTVDILHTDPNGTLHIEITYENVKRTIRNLEGYSVRSVIEHFMAIFDRVQVDTLMICPDANLLDGQFLKNNLNGFSYNSVLIICERTGYKVSSGQVKALEPFLKSERLYLVEAPFDRPNSYRLLIQNWGQLFSGSYNGLNDLLLSNSSYIEIQEATLSDNDLNIFLKNWRNGSNPRLEHAQIDFRHLREFDFDIILDGIEYQPHPDDEWTHQRQIAVQKNNGTKAMIKYKEGIYANFEVILL
- the sdz-11 gene encoding F-box domain-containing protein (Confirmed by transcript evidence) produces the protein MVASSFPLHRLPARPMEIVLQSFAFCNTIEYSLLSKKAKNLVTSSGLLFQAKLSEIDVSNQLKIDIEVLGRPFDYVLSPGYSSSRLEVQTQHTQWYLTSYSVKDFIDHLMVITNTKHVELIRFHCPGRLFYGQFLESYLSEFSYREVVFETGGITVSAEPLTFLIPFLQGEQLDLLVTLFDTFYTQCVLARNWGQMNGGSFNRLNQLLLNNSAHIRIQQAMLSNLDMNIFLKSWTNGSNPRLKHGHVCFPVHRDFDLNIILKEIEYQPVSSDELDRRGELTFLAHISIRKPDGTIALIKFSRAQFEMNVIGY
- the rcd-1 gene encoding Regulator of Cold-induced Diapause (Confirmed by transcript evidence;~Product from WormBase gene class rcd) gives rise to the protein MATCVLTIAPPVIEAVAASAVGLSAASATGAGVASAAGVVAASAAGTGAASTAGVVAASAAGVGAGAVGLTLVLPAVLMGVGAGLIVGSIGLLVLGPPKRRTSNNQTARRTPCSSTNSPRKSESCWYEPEKDHFYVSQKARNSESIRLTANVIPGETLKTYAELNEILFNQLNENRTGSPVFRKSDSYWYEPEKDHFYVSKEARNSESIRLTANVIPGETLKTYAELNEILFNQLNENRTGSPVFRKSDSYWYEPEKDHFYVSKEARNSESIRLTANVIPGETLKTYAELNEILFNQLNENRTGSPVLRIFDSYWYEPEKDHFYVSKKARTSESIRLTANVIPGETLKTYAELNEILFNKLNENRTGSPVLRISDSYWYEPEKDHFYVSKKARTSESIRLTANVVSGEKWKTFAELKELLGNQLRDANQSKQDSYPRGECNTPEKRNEKNNNFERQQPRKSLQDQHWNVPFEFERDPNNQTGREREDSSTDQFWMSVTTPKNFTYTMVGLANNGREGFLHSLIRHGREFTGFPSNRFHRDILDVVPPSIRQLIKEIRNYSNRDRSNEIEKELLSDRSYPATLQLQKKFRDYIQKIVNDESNFLYRRPNTNGQTQVFWKINNEKVLVICLSEDPYFPEAGRDSVSPERNIRKIITMFVKSRISVDSMIRADSPFNTHGP